A genomic region of Phragmites australis chromosome 2, lpPhrAust1.1, whole genome shotgun sequence contains the following coding sequences:
- the LOC133909858 gene encoding eukaryotic translation initiation factor 6-2-like, protein MASRVKFEKSCEVGVFARLTNAYCIVPAGGGSQNFYSVLEAELAGGVPVVRASIGGTRIVGRLCVGNKRGLLLPHTITDQEFQHLKNNLPDQVEIRRVEERLSALGNCIACNDHVALAHPDLDKETEEAISDVLGVEVFRQTIAGNILVGSYCTFTNEGGLVHPQTSVEDLDELSTLLQVPLVGGTINRGSEVVSAGMAANDWTAFCGSDTTATEVSVVESVFRLRDPRLGALGSDLKNSMVQDYY, encoded by the exons ATGGCGTCCC GCGTCAAGTTCGAGAAGTCGTGCGAGGTGGGCGTCTTCGCGAGGCTCACCAACGCCTACTGCATCGTcccggccggcggcggctcccAGAATTTCTACAG TGTTCTTGAGGccgagctcgccggcggcgtCCCGGTCGTCAGGGCATCCATCGGCGGCACCAGGATCGTCGGGAGGCTGTGCGTCG GTAACAAGAGAGGGCTTCTTCTGCCCCATACCATCACCGACCAAG AGTTCCAGCATCTGAAGAACAACCTGCCTGATCAGGTGGAAATCCGTCGCGTCGAAGAGCGCCTTTCCGCCCTGGGAAACTGCATTGCTTGCAACGACCATGTTGCTCTCGCACATCCAGACCTGGACAAG GAAACTGAAGAGGCCATCTCAGATGTTCTCGGGGTAGAAGTGTTCAGGCAAACGATTGCAGGGAACATCCTGGTTGGGAGCTACTGCACCTTCACGAACGAAGGAGGCCTT GTTCACCCGCAGACGTCGGTCGAGGACCTGGACGAGCTCTCGACGCTGCTGCAGGTACCCCTCGTCGGCGGCACCATCAACAGGGGGAGCGAGGTCGTCTCAGCCGGCATGGCAGCCAACGACTGGACGGCGTTCTGCGGCTCGGACACCACGGCGACCGAGGTTTCGGTGGTTGAGAGCGTGTTCAGGCTGAGGGACCCTCGGCTCGGGGCGCTTGGTTCCGACCTGAAGAACTCTATGGTTCAGGATTACTATTAG